A segment of the Solanum lycopersicum chromosome 9, SLM_r2.1 genome:
ggtAGGTTACTTCATTCAAAACATATTCACAATCAAAATGTACTGAAAAGAAGAGAAGTCAGTCTAATTCAATCATTACTTATTAGATGTATGCACAAATTGATAGGATAAATGACTTGCTTACTTCGTAACACCAGCAACGAGCAACATTACGTATTGTGTAGCCGCCTCCACCAAGCAACAACAATGGCACATTGAAAGACCTCATGTACTTGACACATTCAGCATGACCTTTAATAGAGAGATTAAAGCAGCCTAGCCGATCGCCAGACAAGGAATCTGCACCACATTGCAAAACCACAGCACCAGGCTTAAAAACTTCCATCACTTTGCCCATAATAGGCTTAAAGAGGGACTGATAGCTCTCATCATCAATTCCATCATCTAGTGGAACATTTAGAGAGTAGTATTTTCCACTTCCATAACCAATATCACGTACATCCCCTGTACCAGGAAAGTAATCTCCAAATTTATGAAAGGAAACTGTCATGACCCTATCTGTAGTATAGAAGGCCTCTTCCACGCCATCACCATGATGGATATCAATATCCACATACAATACTCTCTGCAACAGTGATATAAACAAGGTAAATTAGCAATGAAGAACTTATACAGCTTAGGAATGTAAATGTGATTATTATGTGTTGGATGTAAGCGTACGATTGACATTTAGTTAATGATTGTAAAGCTAACACCAACTTAACCAgtttcaaaacaaaattaaaaaagaattgtaAAGTTAACATTGTGTTGTTTTGTTGATAATTCTAAAGCTAATAAGAACATGTCATAGTGGGTTAAAATGAAATGGAAGGAAGAGTAGTGAGGGATGAGAGGTTAACGCCATTTCTTGTTTTGATTACAGAAAACGACTCGAGtagaattttatatatacaagatactcccaaaaaaaaatccaatttcAACTTAGCTTTTGTTTTGATTACAGATTTCATTGTAGCTGTCCCATATTTCAACGTTGATTTTTGGTCAAAGTATCCAAAACCGGTTGACTTAAGCCGGTACGGCTCCCACACCCACACCCATGTCGTGTCAACACAGATGCGATACCGAAAGtaaagagtccgagcaacttacTCTCTAACCTAATCCAATGAGgctagttattttatttaatgtgtTTTCCTGAAGAGTACATGATAACATAGCCTGTCCATGGGATGGCTGATTATCACAATATCACAACATAGCTTGGTGACACGATGTCAATGTGTGAATAGTAAAGGAATAGTGAGAAAATGTGAAAAATGTGTCCTGACCAATTTTGTCAATCAGTCAATCAACCTCCATTTGGAAAAAAGTGAGTAAGAACAGCAATAATGAAATACCTCATGGACTTTGAGTAGCTCCAGAATAGCCAACACGATATCGTTCACATAGCAGAAACCAGATGCTTCACATTTCTTGGCATGATGCAATCCACCAGCCCAATTTACAGCGATATCACAGTGTCCATGGTTCAACTTAACTGCCCCACCAACAGAACCTCCAGCGTAGGTTTGGCAGAAGGAATAAAGACCATCAAAAACTGGACAGTCCTCCCCGACATTGAACCTCTTCAGCTGCCTCAGCTGATCTTGCTGTGTTTCTGGTGTTACGCTTCTCAAGAAAGCAATATAATCATCAGCATGAAACCTACAGAGATCCTTATCTCTAGCAGGATTTGGCTTCAGAACATGCATGTGTTGTAATAGACCATAGTGGGCAAGAAGAGCATGTGTCATCCGCATTCTATGTGGCTTCATTGGATGGCCTTGTCCATAATAGTAATTACCAACTTCAGGATCATAGAAATAACttacttttctcttctttccatCTGCACCAGATGCTAAGGAGTTTCCTCCAACATCCATTTCCCAAGCTATAAACCAGTAAGGATAAACCTTTAACAGATGGAAAGCAAAGGCATAAGGACAATTCAGCAATACAAAGTAAATCTAAACACATATTCACAACCAACAAAGGATGTTGacgtaaatacatatatttagatCTTTTCTCTTAGAATAAAGAatataaatcattaaaaaaaaaaacaaagagtaAGGCATGATTAAATATGGACACCCAAACAGAAACAGAAGACACCACCATACACTAATACTAAGAAGGGTGTAGAGTCATTatgacttgccaaattgggttTAGTTTGGAAGAATTAGCCccaaaatacaataacaataagaaaACTACTTCGCCTCAATCCCAAACTAGTCAGAGAATTAGTCCAAAAAATAAGCTTcaaaatggagaaaattttgAGTACAGTCTAAGAGTCAACGTAAGACAGCAAAAACAACAATTGGTAAAACTATGATAATATCTAGTCAGTTTCAGCAAGAAGATGATTTATTCATGTAACCACACAGAACATGTTATCTTTTCTTCATCACCAAAAATTGCTTCATCCTGCCTAAAGACACTAAAGCTTGAATTTAATCACTATAACACAAAGTACATCAACCACACTGAAACAAAAcaaagtatttttcttttatactaataataaaaacaatacttCTTCATAGACAGAAAAAAACACACAACTGAACATATAAAATACAGAAATAAGCCTCTCAACAGTACATGTGAGCAAATGAATCCAGAATCCAAAACCTTAGTATAATTTAGCAGCTCCTAATACAATATGCAAACATGaaacccccacccccacccccacctcaAAATCCACCAAAATAAAAAGCATAAAGACTCAATTTTGTTGCATTTAAGAGTACTTAAAGTTCAAAACTTTTGATAGAACCACACAATCAGCAAGATTCAACAAACCCCATCAAACAAATCAATAGTACTTTAACTACATCAAatttttcaaccaaaattttaacaaaaacacCCATATTCCCacttatttttacttaaatCTCCTCAACTAACAACCCAAATAAGCAAATTGCAAGAACCAACCAACCAATCATGGCCAAGACCCATTTTTTTTGCTCAAACACCCATATAGCCAAAAGGGTACTCAGTTAAACCATATACCCAACAATCTGTACAAGAAAAACAGTAAAGACAACAACTTTCCCATTCTTTTTCCCCCTCATATGTTAATACAACAATTTAGAGTCCAATAAATGAAGGGGTTGTTTGGGGGTAGGGGGGGATTGACAAGAAGAGCTAACCTGAAAGTGAAAACCAGAAGAAGCGGCCACTACAGTAGAGATCGCTAAAGGTTGAGTAGAGAAGAAAAAACCagatgtaaaatatatttatgtcttCAAACTAATGGAAAATATatacacatttatttatttatttttcaaatatcaattaattaatattgtcCCAATTTTaacactttatttatttattcatttatctttcgaatatcaattaattaatattgtcCTAATTCTAATACATATTGGATTTAGTTATATGAATTTTGGCAAATTATTCATGTCTTTTCTTTGTGTCAAGTTATtctaatatttacttttttcatGATACTTTTAGAActtgttataattataaattaatttctaCAAATGTATAATAATCCTTTCTTCCTctttcttattaaaaaataaaggaattttcACATAAAGCACTTAAAAATAACCTAATTACTTTCATAGctatagggaggagagagaggagcaagattgagagagaggagagaggcaagcgagggAGGACAAAGATTGGTAGAAGGcgaattgtatatatatatatacatacatatatatatatacatatctatatatatacatatatacatatctctctctctctatatatatatatatatcggttagatatttgtatattatatatatgtaattgtatatatggaaaaacgagattgggagagagagaagagaggtgAGTGAGTTTGGGAGAGGgaagagagaggcgagcgaaattgagagaggcgagagagagcgcaaagagtgggagagaggtgaattgtatattatattggttagataagtgtatatcatacatatgtatttgtatattctgccgaattatacatatacaaacgtgactaatcatacaaactcgaagtcaacccacataattaatgtataatgttagttgcttgtaataattatagcaaactataattataatgagtaattaagtagtataaatttacttaaccccgtaattttcaaaaaaaaaatcaaaatataatgatcaaatatatatgtttaatcttaacatataaaacaatttaaacttTGTTTATACATAATGACAATTTAGGTGAGTATATAACACAATAACTCAAGTTCCATCAAGTTCGTCAGCTTAAAAATTAGTTATAAGTATATTTTACattacatattaatattaattaatcagagctaataaattttgtttttgtttcctCAAAcgtgttaaataatttttatgtttggttAAAATCATAAATGTGATGATAAATATAACACTCTATAAATTatgtggaaaaaaaaaacagaaaaaatagaaatcacttgaaaatttatatataaataaaaaattaaattaattaatagtcTTATAAACAACAAATTTGATTGGTCCCTCTATCATTTATATATGCGTGTAAAATTTGTGTTATACTTCTACATGCTTATCATAATTGAatcattttagttttaaattgtttttaaaattaaatacaacatattaaaataaaattttccttcttatctcgaaatcaaattaaaaaaaacaagaaaatcacCTTTGATTCATAGATTATATGTTATGCAAAATCATTTCTTATGATAACACTTGCCCAACTATAACATAATTGAAGGTAAAATCAAAGTCTATAGACATTcagaaaattattgaaaaatgaaaaatatagaaattattttaaatttttaacttcgcttaaaaaaacaaaatttttattgtCCATCCTTCATACATAAGTTCAATGTTTAtataagttaattttatttctaacgCATAATTCGAGACGTTTTAAGAAATTACAACAAGTGAATATAATGTAACGTTTTATCCATTAAGCagacatttcaattttattgacTTATGAATACTTGAATGATCAGAACAACTTTTGATTATGAAGCACAAAATCTATAACAAATTATTACAGGgttcattatattgaaataaccCGAACTATTAACTTATACTCCATGACATCAAAAGTCATTTCGTTACATATTAGTTAAGCGagatataaaattcaaaattatcttATAATAATTAGAAACGTATAAAACCGAACCCCAAAACCATACATATCCATCAATCTTTTATGGACTCAAAAGAGAAGAGGCCCAATTATTTTGGCCCAAAAGCCAACATGTATATTTCTAACTCAAAAATACTCAATAAAATCTTCATCTTCCTCAACAagaacaaatttgaaatttgaaaatctcAAGGAGAGAAAAAATGGCGTCGAAATCGAGCATGAAAGGTTTCTACAAGCAGCAGAAGAAGAGTGGAGGCATCACAAAACCATCGAAATCAAAATCCACCAAACCAAAAAATGCTGCAGCTATTGGTTCTAATGTTACTCAGCCTTCAGCACTCATCTCCCATGGCTCTCTTGATTTGAAAGGTcagattttttcaatttaaaacaCCAATTTCTTTCACCCCTTTTCGATTTTAACTCTATTGCGTATTGGGTACTTTTTAATTTCGGTATTAGGGTTTGTTTAATCTTGTTTATCTGTCTTTGTTTTTGAGGGGAATTAGGAGTTCTCTGTTTTCGTTCACATGCTTGTGGTTTGAGTTATGGTGATCCTTTAGTGGAATCTTGCTTCTGGTTTGTTATAAATTAGGGATTCCTGCAAATCCTAAATGCGAACTAAACCCACAAAATTAATGATTTCTATGAGTCTAAAACGTTGAAGACGAAAACAACTTCGTTTCAGACTCAAGCAATTTGATATGTGTGTACTTGTTGTGTTGCTTTGTGAGAAAAGGGACACCTTTAcagctttttttttttcgagGTATGGTTGAGTAGGGACTTTCGACTTGCTTAGCAAATTGTTGACTTTGATATAGTTTTGGAAGAAAAAATGGAaacgaagaaaatattttgaattctgTAAACATTTAGGGAGGTTGATTATGGTACTTGTGTTTTTGCTGttttactatattatatttCCATTCGTTAGAGTTGGCGAGTCTCTTTAAGCTAAAGTTCAAGCGAGATGGTGGATAGTCTATAACCAACTCTCATGTTGGTTGGCGGTGCAGCTGTTCTTGCATTAGTATTGACTGACTAGGGACTAGGAGTGCGCAATAGCTTTTTGTATAATAGTTATTCAATTAGTAAGGTGGTATAGTCGAGGTATGCTAAAGCTCTACTCAATACCACcgttattttgaaaaagaagaagcttTTTAGGGACTAGGAGTGCGCAATAGCTTTTTGTATAATAGTTATTCAGTAAGTAAAGTGGTATAGTCGAGGTATGCTAAAGCTCTACTCAATACCACcgttattttgaaaaaaaagaagctttTTGTATGGTAGTCACttagtaaaaaaaaaggtaGTGTAAAAGAGATTTACTCCAAGGTATTAAGATAGCTTTTCCCAAGATCTGATTGTTGCAAGGTAGAATAATTTCTATCCTATGTCTTCCACTTATAGCCAATTATCTCATTTCATATGTTCTTCTTCCGTTTTGTTTGGACATCGTCTTTAAGATACTTTATTCCTTAAATATTAGAAGCCAATTTGTGATGAATAATTGAAAAATGCTTGAAGAGTGGGG
Coding sequences within it:
- the HDA1 gene encoding histone deacetylase 19 isoform X1 translates to MDVGGNSLASGADGKKRKVSYFYDPEVGNYYYGQGHPMKPHRMRMTHALLAHYGLLQHMHVLKPNPARDKDLCRFHADDYIAFLRSVTPETQQDQLRQLKRFNVGEDCPVFDGLYSFCQTYAGGSVGGAVKLNHGHCDIAVNWAGGLHHAKKCEASGFCYVNDIVLAILELLKVHERVLYVDIDIHHGDGVEEAFYTTDRVMTVSFHKFGDYFPGTGDVRDIGYGSGKYYSLNVPLDDGIDDESYQSLFKPIMGKVMEVFKPGAVVLQCGADSLSGDRLGCFNLSIKGHAECVKYMRSFNVPLLLLGGGGYTIRNVARCWCYETGVALGIELEDKMPQHEYYEYFGPDYTLHVAPSNMENKNSRQILEDIRSKLLDNLSKLQHAPSVQFQERPPDTELPEGFGSTVRTQHLMCGLSTHHGFKSYCGQDLVIKLEEGIRFLADEDLEDADSRWDADSDTNGEERKPNPSRVRREHVEPEGKGTDDMKTEEHLREVESTFAESTSLKGGNSSSTLIDGGQIKVEQGNSNKLFDQPTDIIS
- the HDA1 gene encoding histone deacetylase 19 isoform X2; its protein translation is MDVGGNSLASGADGKKRKVSYFYDPEVGNYYYGQGHPMKPHRMRMTHALLAHYGLLQHMHVLKPNPARDKDLCRFHADDYIAFLRSVTPETQQDQLRQLKRFNVGEDCPVFDGLYSFCQTYAGGSVGGAVKLNHGHCDIAVNWAGGLHHAKKCEASGFCYVNDIVLAILELLKVHERVLYVDIDIHHGDGVEEAFYTTDRVMTVSFHKFGDYFPGTGDVRDIGYGSGKYYSLNVPLDDGIDDESYQSLFKPIMGKVMEVFKPGAVVLQCGADSLSGDRLGCFNLSIKGHAECVKYMRSFNVPLLLLGGGGYTIRNVARCWCYETGVALGIELEDKMPQHEYYEYFGPDYTLHVAPSNMENKNSRQILEDIRSKLLDNLSKLQHAPSVQFQERPPDTELPEADEDLEDADSRWDADSDTNGEERKPNPSRVRREHVEPEGKGTDDMKTEEHLREVESTFAESTSLKGGNSSSTLIDGGQIKVEQGNSNKLFDQPTDIIS
- the HDA1 gene encoding histone deacetylase 19 isoform X3, encoding MDVGGNSLASGADGKKRKVSYFYDPEVGNYYYGQGHPMKPHRMRMTHALLAHYGLLQHMHVLKPNPARDKDLCRFHADDYIAFLRSVTPETQQDQLRQLKRFNVGEDCPVFDGLYSFCQTYAGGSVGGAVKLNHGHCDIAVNWAGGLHHAKKCEASGFCYVNDIVLAILELLKVHERVLYVDIDIHHGDGVEEAFYTTDRVMTVSFHKFGDYFPGTGDVRDIGYGSGKYYSLNVPLDDGIDDESYQSLFKPIMGKVMEVFKPGAVVLQCGADSLSGDRLGCFNLSIKGHAECVKYMRSFNVPLLLLGGGGYTIRNVARCWCYETGVALGIELEDKMPQHEYYEYFGPDYTLHVAPSNMENKNSRQILEDIRSKLLDNLSKLQHAPSVQFQERPPDTELPEGFGSTVRTQHLMCGLSTHHGFKSYCGQDLVIKLEEGIRFLADEDLEDADSRWDADSDTNGEERKPNPSRVRREHVEPEGKGTALV
- the HDA1 gene encoding histone deacetylase 19 isoform X4 encodes the protein MDVGGNSLASGADGKKRKVSYFYDPEVGNYYYGQGHPMKPHRMRMTHALLAHYGLLQHMHVLKPNPARDKDLCRFHADDYIAFLRSVTPETQQDQLRQLKRFNVGEDCPVFDGLYSFCQTYAGGSVGGAVKLNHGHCDIAVNWAGGLHHAKKCEASGFCYVNDIVLAILELLKVHERVLYVDIDIHHGDGVEEAFYTTDRVMTVSFHKFGDYFPGTGDVRDIGYGSGKYYSLNVPLDDGIDDESYQSLFKPIMGKVMEVFKPGAVVLQCGADSLSGDRLGCFNLSIKGHAECVKYMRSFNVPLLLLGGGGYTIRNVARCWCYETGVALGIELEDKMPQHEYYEYFGPDYTLHVAPSNMENKNSRQILEDIRSKLLDNLSKLQHAPSVQFQERPPDTELPEADEDLEDADSRWDADSDTNGEERKPNPSRVRREHVEPEGKGTALV